A genomic region of Choristoneura fumiferana chromosome 17, NRCan_CFum_1, whole genome shotgun sequence contains the following coding sequences:
- the Chro gene encoding chromodomain-containing protein chromator isoform X1, translating to MTSLEEGETPASEDMLSGNPEELAKNPAALKEAHEQMATLDVLVCGQCHSAFHFLEEFNDHKTANNCSIKSPVRDSNESKAQVWAFLLWKCSSARDGSNISADNSWKLYQQWCRMPEAQRTAWITAGSNVQALSKFAHAKVMELKTDDQLVPVQAVQVQEVKKRGRPRKIVKEDSETQPSGEESDGIKASPAHKAVFNKTPTASAIKAKEMNDKESVRNAQERVPPEDRIARRTEREGDPADAGEYVVEKILAKRFNPRRKQYEYLLKWEGYPHEQNTWEPIENMETCKHLLEAFEKQLARQKELKALRAQQQQQHPVQVKQISTPLPQVLKQIVKKTDTPALTPTGRLQRSSKVRALDQVKAWCGAEDEPAAKKVKREASSDDDDYSDGEGKVDKKSLNGQSSPKGNVDPELVKSLGLGGKGMPNIKGVIKVDPKHMPNLSTGVYIMSKSSGIMKIDSPGKLGPGLNIDQEVIRKQILAAKQKKQEEKKGTPVSSQIKKTISSGGQQVTEKTIITPSGQKIIQRTIHRPVGQSPEGKSPVTILNKKLAQGDSLLRRGGSARGRGRGGAHVATAAGNIIRIRDKTAGSIPFDFDQSDVSSETSDGVTDPFPTELGPLPSPSPERELTLCPLTGRRLARAEGEPTPPPTPSPPPTPPTPPTPPPAPQQMLMKVEMSPGGTTGMLVQGDGAQPSLPVLTDEDGTEVKVEARAVKQLLEDGVGDEGEEVSLLHAGHPPIMIRGEDGVLYQVAGENEAGQTLLVAAEGVEGVEGAEGEPGADDGVMYVTREDGQDVLAIDPAQLAHLIPGGESAALQQVAVQVEGEPGEDATQVIAQLVQADLPSPGGTRRVVLLLPDGSFTMTELDKEQYESITEASRAQE from the exons ATGACATCTTTAGAAGAAGGAGAGACGCCAGCGTCTGAAGATATGCTTTCAGGGAATCCAGAAGAATTGGCTAAAAATCCGGCCGCTTTAaaag aagcaCATGAGCAGATGGCAACTTTGGATGTCCTCGTCTGTGGCCAGTGCCATTCAGCATTCCATTTTCTAGAGGAGTTCAATGACCATAAGACTGCCAACAACTGCAGTATAAAATCTCCAGTAAGAGATAGT AATGAAAGCAAAGCGCAAGTGTGGGCGTTCCTGCTGTGGAAATGTTCGTCGGCGCGGGACGGCAGCAACATCAGCGCAGACAACAGCTGGAAGCTGTACCAGCAATGGTGCCGCATGCCCGAGGCGCAGCGCACGGCCTGGATCACGGCCGGCTCCAACGTGCAGGCGCTCTCCAAGTTTGCGCACGCTAAAGTC aTGGAGCTGAAGACAGATGACCAACTAGTACCAGTTCAAGCTGTAcaagtacaagaagttaagaaaCGCGGCCGCCCGCGAAAGATAGTAAAG GAGGATTCCGAGACTCAGCCCTCGGGCGAAGAAAGCGATGGCATTAAAGCCAGTCCTGCACACAAGGCTGTGTTCAACAAAACACCAACAGCCAGTGCAATAAAGGCCAAG GAGATGAACGACAAAGAATCAGTCCGCAATGCACAAGAGAGAGTGCCTCCGGAAGACAGGATAGCTCGCAGAACTGAGAGGGAAGGGGATCCAGCTGATGCTGGTGAATATGTGGTAGAGAAGATCCTGGCGAAGCGATTCAACCCTCGACGCAAGCAGTACGAATACTTGCTCAAGTGGGAGGGATATCCACA TGAACAAAACACATGGGAGCCTATTGAGAACATGGAGACCTGCAAGCATTTACTAGAAGCGTTCGAGAAGCAACTCGCCCGGCAGAAGGAGCTTAAAGCGTTGCGGGCGCAGCAACAACAACAGCACCCTGTGCAG GTCAAGCAGATCAGCACACCACTCCCACAAGTTTTGAAGCAGATAGTCAAGAAAACAGATACCCCTGCCTTAACTCCTACTgg ACGTCTGCAGCGGTCCAGCAAAGTGCGGGCGCTGGATCAAGTGAAGGCGTGGTGTGGCGCCGAGGACGAGCCTGCCGCCAAGAAGGTCAAGCGCGAGGCTTCGAGCGACGACGATGACTACTCTGATGGAGAGGGAAAAG TTGACAAGAAATCTCTAAACGGACAGTCGTCTCCAAAAGGTAACGTGGACCCAGAGCTCGTGAAGTCGCTCGGCCTCGGTGGCAAGGGCATGCCGAATATCAAGGGCGTGATCAAAGTCGATCCTAAACACATGCCCAATCTTAGCACGG GTGTTTACATAATGTCAAAGAGCTCAGGAATTATGAAGATTGACTCACCCGGAAAATTGGGTCCGGGTCTGAACATAGATCAGGAGGTGATCAGGAAACAAATATTAGCTGCCAAGCAG AAAAAACAAGAGGAAAAGAAGGGCACTCCAGTTTCATCGCAG ATCAAGAAGACAATTAGTTCTGGAGGACAGCAAGTAACAGAAAAGACAATAATCACGCCGTCGGGTCAGAAAATCATTCAGCGCACGATACACCGGCCGGTCGGCCAGTCGCCAGAAGGAAAATCGCCCGTTACCATTCTTAACAAGAAACTTGCGCAG GGCGACAGTCTGCTGCGTCGCGGCGGGTcggcgcgcgggcgcgggcgcggcggcgcgcacgTGGCCACGGCGGCCGGGAACATCATCCGCATCCGCGACAAGACCGCCGGCTCCATACCCTTCGACTTTGACCAG TCTGACGTGTCGTCGGAGACGTCAGACGGCGTGACGGACCCGTTCCCGACGGAGCTGGGCCCGCTGCCGTCGCCGAGCCCCGAGCGCGAGCTGACGCTGTGCCCGCTGACGGGGCGCCGCCTGGCGCGTGCCGAGGGCGAGCCCACGCCGCCGCCCACGCCCTCGCCCCCACCCACGCCGCCCACGCCGCCCACGCCACCGCCCGCGCCCCAGCAGATGCTCATGAAG GTGGAGATGTCACCGGGCGGCACGACTGGTATGCTGGTACAAGGTGACGGTGCGCAGCCCTCTTTACCTGTACTGACGGACGAAGATGGC ACGGAAGTGAAGGTGGAAGCTCGCGCGGTGAAGCAGCTCCTTGAAGACGGAGTGGGAGACGAGGGCGAAGAAGTGAGCTTGCTGCACGCCGGACACCCGCCCATCATGATCCGCGGCGAGGATGGCGTTCTCTATCAG GTTGCGGGCGAGAACGAGGCGGGTCAAACGCTGCTGGTGGCGGCGGAGGGGGTTGAAGGCGTGGAGGGCGCGGAGGGCGAGCCCGGCGCCGACGACGGCGTCATGTACGTCACGCGCGAGGACGGACAG GACGTCCTGGCGATAGACCCGGCGCAGCTGGCGCACCTGATCCCGGGCGGCGAGTCGGCCGCGCTGCAGCAGGTGGCCGTGCAGGTGGAGGGGGAGCCCGGCGAGGACGCCACGCAGGTCATCGCGCAGCTCGTGCAGGCCGACCTGCCCTCGCCAG GCGGCACGCGGCGCGTAGTGCTCCTCCTACCAGACGGCAGCTTCACAATGACGGAGCTCGACAAAGAACAGTACGAGTCCATCACGGAAGCCAGCAGAGCGCAGGAGTGA
- the Chro gene encoding chromodomain-containing protein chromator isoform X4, translated as MTSLEEGETPASEDMLSGNPEELAKNPAALKEAHEQMATLDVLVCGQCHSAFHFLEEFNDHKTANNCSIKSPVRDSNESKAQVWAFLLWKCSSARDGSNISADNSWKLYQQWCRMPEAQRTAWITAGSNVQALSKFAHAKVMELKTDDQLVPVQAVQVQEVKKRGRPRKIVKEDSETQPSGEESDGIKASPAHKAVFNKTPTASAIKAKEMNDKESVRNAQERVPPEDRIARRTEREGDPADAGEYVVEKILAKRFNPRRKQYEYLLKWEGYPHEQNTWEPIENMETCKHLLEAFEKQLARQKELKALRAQQQQQHPVQVKQISTPLPQVLKQIVKKTDTPALTPTGRLQRSSKVRALDQVKAWCGAEDEPAAKKVKREASSDDDDYSDGEGKGVYIMSKSSGIMKIDSPGKLGPGLNIDQEVIRKQILAAKQKKQEEKKGTPVSSQIKKTISSGGQQVTEKTIITPSGQKIIQRTIHRPVGQSPEGKSPVTILNKKLAQGDSLLRRGGSARGRGRGGAHVATAAGNIIRIRDKTAGSIPFDFDQSDVSSETSDGVTDPFPTELGPLPSPSPERELTLCPLTGRRLARAEGEPTPPPTPSPPPTPPTPPTPPPAPQQMLMKVEMSPGGTTGMLVQGDGAQPSLPVLTDEDGTEVKVEARAVKQLLEDGVGDEGEEVSLLHAGHPPIMIRGEDGVLYQVAGENEAGQTLLVAAEGVEGVEGAEGEPGADDGVMYVTREDGQDVLAIDPAQLAHLIPGGESAALQQVAVQVEGEPGEDATQVIAQLVQADLPSPGGTRRVVLLLPDGSFTMTELDKEQYESITEASRAQE; from the exons ATGACATCTTTAGAAGAAGGAGAGACGCCAGCGTCTGAAGATATGCTTTCAGGGAATCCAGAAGAATTGGCTAAAAATCCGGCCGCTTTAaaag aagcaCATGAGCAGATGGCAACTTTGGATGTCCTCGTCTGTGGCCAGTGCCATTCAGCATTCCATTTTCTAGAGGAGTTCAATGACCATAAGACTGCCAACAACTGCAGTATAAAATCTCCAGTAAGAGATAGT AATGAAAGCAAAGCGCAAGTGTGGGCGTTCCTGCTGTGGAAATGTTCGTCGGCGCGGGACGGCAGCAACATCAGCGCAGACAACAGCTGGAAGCTGTACCAGCAATGGTGCCGCATGCCCGAGGCGCAGCGCACGGCCTGGATCACGGCCGGCTCCAACGTGCAGGCGCTCTCCAAGTTTGCGCACGCTAAAGTC aTGGAGCTGAAGACAGATGACCAACTAGTACCAGTTCAAGCTGTAcaagtacaagaagttaagaaaCGCGGCCGCCCGCGAAAGATAGTAAAG GAGGATTCCGAGACTCAGCCCTCGGGCGAAGAAAGCGATGGCATTAAAGCCAGTCCTGCACACAAGGCTGTGTTCAACAAAACACCAACAGCCAGTGCAATAAAGGCCAAG GAGATGAACGACAAAGAATCAGTCCGCAATGCACAAGAGAGAGTGCCTCCGGAAGACAGGATAGCTCGCAGAACTGAGAGGGAAGGGGATCCAGCTGATGCTGGTGAATATGTGGTAGAGAAGATCCTGGCGAAGCGATTCAACCCTCGACGCAAGCAGTACGAATACTTGCTCAAGTGGGAGGGATATCCACA TGAACAAAACACATGGGAGCCTATTGAGAACATGGAGACCTGCAAGCATTTACTAGAAGCGTTCGAGAAGCAACTCGCCCGGCAGAAGGAGCTTAAAGCGTTGCGGGCGCAGCAACAACAACAGCACCCTGTGCAG GTCAAGCAGATCAGCACACCACTCCCACAAGTTTTGAAGCAGATAGTCAAGAAAACAGATACCCCTGCCTTAACTCCTACTgg ACGTCTGCAGCGGTCCAGCAAAGTGCGGGCGCTGGATCAAGTGAAGGCGTGGTGTGGCGCCGAGGACGAGCCTGCCGCCAAGAAGGTCAAGCGCGAGGCTTCGAGCGACGACGATGACTACTCTGATGGAGAGGGAAAAG GTGTTTACATAATGTCAAAGAGCTCAGGAATTATGAAGATTGACTCACCCGGAAAATTGGGTCCGGGTCTGAACATAGATCAGGAGGTGATCAGGAAACAAATATTAGCTGCCAAGCAG AAAAAACAAGAGGAAAAGAAGGGCACTCCAGTTTCATCGCAG ATCAAGAAGACAATTAGTTCTGGAGGACAGCAAGTAACAGAAAAGACAATAATCACGCCGTCGGGTCAGAAAATCATTCAGCGCACGATACACCGGCCGGTCGGCCAGTCGCCAGAAGGAAAATCGCCCGTTACCATTCTTAACAAGAAACTTGCGCAG GGCGACAGTCTGCTGCGTCGCGGCGGGTcggcgcgcgggcgcgggcgcggcggcgcgcacgTGGCCACGGCGGCCGGGAACATCATCCGCATCCGCGACAAGACCGCCGGCTCCATACCCTTCGACTTTGACCAG TCTGACGTGTCGTCGGAGACGTCAGACGGCGTGACGGACCCGTTCCCGACGGAGCTGGGCCCGCTGCCGTCGCCGAGCCCCGAGCGCGAGCTGACGCTGTGCCCGCTGACGGGGCGCCGCCTGGCGCGTGCCGAGGGCGAGCCCACGCCGCCGCCCACGCCCTCGCCCCCACCCACGCCGCCCACGCCGCCCACGCCACCGCCCGCGCCCCAGCAGATGCTCATGAAG GTGGAGATGTCACCGGGCGGCACGACTGGTATGCTGGTACAAGGTGACGGTGCGCAGCCCTCTTTACCTGTACTGACGGACGAAGATGGC ACGGAAGTGAAGGTGGAAGCTCGCGCGGTGAAGCAGCTCCTTGAAGACGGAGTGGGAGACGAGGGCGAAGAAGTGAGCTTGCTGCACGCCGGACACCCGCCCATCATGATCCGCGGCGAGGATGGCGTTCTCTATCAG GTTGCGGGCGAGAACGAGGCGGGTCAAACGCTGCTGGTGGCGGCGGAGGGGGTTGAAGGCGTGGAGGGCGCGGAGGGCGAGCCCGGCGCCGACGACGGCGTCATGTACGTCACGCGCGAGGACGGACAG GACGTCCTGGCGATAGACCCGGCGCAGCTGGCGCACCTGATCCCGGGCGGCGAGTCGGCCGCGCTGCAGCAGGTGGCCGTGCAGGTGGAGGGGGAGCCCGGCGAGGACGCCACGCAGGTCATCGCGCAGCTCGTGCAGGCCGACCTGCCCTCGCCAG GCGGCACGCGGCGCGTAGTGCTCCTCCTACCAGACGGCAGCTTCACAATGACGGAGCTCGACAAAGAACAGTACGAGTCCATCACGGAAGCCAGCAGAGCGCAGGAGTGA
- the Chro gene encoding chromodomain-containing protein chromator isoform X3: MTSLEEGETPASEDMLSGNPEELAKNPAALKEAHEQMATLDVLVCGQCHSAFHFLEEFNDHKTANNCSIKSPVRDSNESKAQVWAFLLWKCSSARDGSNISADNSWKLYQQWCRMPEAQRTAWITAGSNVQALSKFAHAKVMELKTDDQLVPVQAVQVQEVKKRGRPRKIVKEMNDKESVRNAQERVPPEDRIARRTEREGDPADAGEYVVEKILAKRFNPRRKQYEYLLKWEGYPHEQNTWEPIENMETCKHLLEAFEKQLARQKELKALRAQQQQQHPVQVKQISTPLPQVLKQIVKKTDTPALTPTGRLQRSSKVRALDQVKAWCGAEDEPAAKKVKREASSDDDDYSDGEGKVDKKSLNGQSSPKGNVDPELVKSLGLGGKGMPNIKGVIKVDPKHMPNLSTGVYIMSKSSGIMKIDSPGKLGPGLNIDQEVIRKQILAAKQKKQEEKKGTPVSSQIKKTISSGGQQVTEKTIITPSGQKIIQRTIHRPVGQSPEGKSPVTILNKKLAQGDSLLRRGGSARGRGRGGAHVATAAGNIIRIRDKTAGSIPFDFDQSDVSSETSDGVTDPFPTELGPLPSPSPERELTLCPLTGRRLARAEGEPTPPPTPSPPPTPPTPPTPPPAPQQMLMKVEMSPGGTTGMLVQGDGAQPSLPVLTDEDGTEVKVEARAVKQLLEDGVGDEGEEVSLLHAGHPPIMIRGEDGVLYQVAGENEAGQTLLVAAEGVEGVEGAEGEPGADDGVMYVTREDGQDVLAIDPAQLAHLIPGGESAALQQVAVQVEGEPGEDATQVIAQLVQADLPSPGGTRRVVLLLPDGSFTMTELDKEQYESITEASRAQE; encoded by the exons ATGACATCTTTAGAAGAAGGAGAGACGCCAGCGTCTGAAGATATGCTTTCAGGGAATCCAGAAGAATTGGCTAAAAATCCGGCCGCTTTAaaag aagcaCATGAGCAGATGGCAACTTTGGATGTCCTCGTCTGTGGCCAGTGCCATTCAGCATTCCATTTTCTAGAGGAGTTCAATGACCATAAGACTGCCAACAACTGCAGTATAAAATCTCCAGTAAGAGATAGT AATGAAAGCAAAGCGCAAGTGTGGGCGTTCCTGCTGTGGAAATGTTCGTCGGCGCGGGACGGCAGCAACATCAGCGCAGACAACAGCTGGAAGCTGTACCAGCAATGGTGCCGCATGCCCGAGGCGCAGCGCACGGCCTGGATCACGGCCGGCTCCAACGTGCAGGCGCTCTCCAAGTTTGCGCACGCTAAAGTC aTGGAGCTGAAGACAGATGACCAACTAGTACCAGTTCAAGCTGTAcaagtacaagaagttaagaaaCGCGGCCGCCCGCGAAAGATAGTAAAG GAGATGAACGACAAAGAATCAGTCCGCAATGCACAAGAGAGAGTGCCTCCGGAAGACAGGATAGCTCGCAGAACTGAGAGGGAAGGGGATCCAGCTGATGCTGGTGAATATGTGGTAGAGAAGATCCTGGCGAAGCGATTCAACCCTCGACGCAAGCAGTACGAATACTTGCTCAAGTGGGAGGGATATCCACA TGAACAAAACACATGGGAGCCTATTGAGAACATGGAGACCTGCAAGCATTTACTAGAAGCGTTCGAGAAGCAACTCGCCCGGCAGAAGGAGCTTAAAGCGTTGCGGGCGCAGCAACAACAACAGCACCCTGTGCAG GTCAAGCAGATCAGCACACCACTCCCACAAGTTTTGAAGCAGATAGTCAAGAAAACAGATACCCCTGCCTTAACTCCTACTgg ACGTCTGCAGCGGTCCAGCAAAGTGCGGGCGCTGGATCAAGTGAAGGCGTGGTGTGGCGCCGAGGACGAGCCTGCCGCCAAGAAGGTCAAGCGCGAGGCTTCGAGCGACGACGATGACTACTCTGATGGAGAGGGAAAAG TTGACAAGAAATCTCTAAACGGACAGTCGTCTCCAAAAGGTAACGTGGACCCAGAGCTCGTGAAGTCGCTCGGCCTCGGTGGCAAGGGCATGCCGAATATCAAGGGCGTGATCAAAGTCGATCCTAAACACATGCCCAATCTTAGCACGG GTGTTTACATAATGTCAAAGAGCTCAGGAATTATGAAGATTGACTCACCCGGAAAATTGGGTCCGGGTCTGAACATAGATCAGGAGGTGATCAGGAAACAAATATTAGCTGCCAAGCAG AAAAAACAAGAGGAAAAGAAGGGCACTCCAGTTTCATCGCAG ATCAAGAAGACAATTAGTTCTGGAGGACAGCAAGTAACAGAAAAGACAATAATCACGCCGTCGGGTCAGAAAATCATTCAGCGCACGATACACCGGCCGGTCGGCCAGTCGCCAGAAGGAAAATCGCCCGTTACCATTCTTAACAAGAAACTTGCGCAG GGCGACAGTCTGCTGCGTCGCGGCGGGTcggcgcgcgggcgcgggcgcggcggcgcgcacgTGGCCACGGCGGCCGGGAACATCATCCGCATCCGCGACAAGACCGCCGGCTCCATACCCTTCGACTTTGACCAG TCTGACGTGTCGTCGGAGACGTCAGACGGCGTGACGGACCCGTTCCCGACGGAGCTGGGCCCGCTGCCGTCGCCGAGCCCCGAGCGCGAGCTGACGCTGTGCCCGCTGACGGGGCGCCGCCTGGCGCGTGCCGAGGGCGAGCCCACGCCGCCGCCCACGCCCTCGCCCCCACCCACGCCGCCCACGCCGCCCACGCCACCGCCCGCGCCCCAGCAGATGCTCATGAAG GTGGAGATGTCACCGGGCGGCACGACTGGTATGCTGGTACAAGGTGACGGTGCGCAGCCCTCTTTACCTGTACTGACGGACGAAGATGGC ACGGAAGTGAAGGTGGAAGCTCGCGCGGTGAAGCAGCTCCTTGAAGACGGAGTGGGAGACGAGGGCGAAGAAGTGAGCTTGCTGCACGCCGGACACCCGCCCATCATGATCCGCGGCGAGGATGGCGTTCTCTATCAG GTTGCGGGCGAGAACGAGGCGGGTCAAACGCTGCTGGTGGCGGCGGAGGGGGTTGAAGGCGTGGAGGGCGCGGAGGGCGAGCCCGGCGCCGACGACGGCGTCATGTACGTCACGCGCGAGGACGGACAG GACGTCCTGGCGATAGACCCGGCGCAGCTGGCGCACCTGATCCCGGGCGGCGAGTCGGCCGCGCTGCAGCAGGTGGCCGTGCAGGTGGAGGGGGAGCCCGGCGAGGACGCCACGCAGGTCATCGCGCAGCTCGTGCAGGCCGACCTGCCCTCGCCAG GCGGCACGCGGCGCGTAGTGCTCCTCCTACCAGACGGCAGCTTCACAATGACGGAGCTCGACAAAGAACAGTACGAGTCCATCACGGAAGCCAGCAGAGCGCAGGAGTGA
- the Chro gene encoding chromodomain-containing protein chromator isoform X2, protein MTSLEEGETPASEDMLSGNPEELAKNPAALKEAHEQMATLDVLVCGQCHSAFHFLEEFNDHKTANNCSIKSPVRDSNESKAQVWAFLLWKCSSARDGSNISADNSWKLYQQWCRMPEAQRTAWITAGSNVQALSKFAHAKVMELKTDDQLVPVQAVQVQEVKKRGRPRKIVKEDSETQPSGEESDGIKASPAHKAVFNKTPTASAIKAKEMNDKESVRNAQERVPPEDRIARRTEREGDPADAGEYVVEKILAKRFNPRRKQYEYLLKWEGYPHEQNTWEPIENMETCKHLLEAFEKQLARQKELKALRAQQQQQHPVQVKQISTPLPQVLKQIVKKTDTPALTPTGRLQRSSKVRALDQVKAWCGAEDEPAAKKVKREASSDDDDYSDGEGKGNVDPELVKSLGLGGKGMPNIKGVIKVDPKHMPNLSTGVYIMSKSSGIMKIDSPGKLGPGLNIDQEVIRKQILAAKQKKQEEKKGTPVSSQIKKTISSGGQQVTEKTIITPSGQKIIQRTIHRPVGQSPEGKSPVTILNKKLAQGDSLLRRGGSARGRGRGGAHVATAAGNIIRIRDKTAGSIPFDFDQSDVSSETSDGVTDPFPTELGPLPSPSPERELTLCPLTGRRLARAEGEPTPPPTPSPPPTPPTPPTPPPAPQQMLMKVEMSPGGTTGMLVQGDGAQPSLPVLTDEDGTEVKVEARAVKQLLEDGVGDEGEEVSLLHAGHPPIMIRGEDGVLYQVAGENEAGQTLLVAAEGVEGVEGAEGEPGADDGVMYVTREDGQDVLAIDPAQLAHLIPGGESAALQQVAVQVEGEPGEDATQVIAQLVQADLPSPGGTRRVVLLLPDGSFTMTELDKEQYESITEASRAQE, encoded by the exons ATGACATCTTTAGAAGAAGGAGAGACGCCAGCGTCTGAAGATATGCTTTCAGGGAATCCAGAAGAATTGGCTAAAAATCCGGCCGCTTTAaaag aagcaCATGAGCAGATGGCAACTTTGGATGTCCTCGTCTGTGGCCAGTGCCATTCAGCATTCCATTTTCTAGAGGAGTTCAATGACCATAAGACTGCCAACAACTGCAGTATAAAATCTCCAGTAAGAGATAGT AATGAAAGCAAAGCGCAAGTGTGGGCGTTCCTGCTGTGGAAATGTTCGTCGGCGCGGGACGGCAGCAACATCAGCGCAGACAACAGCTGGAAGCTGTACCAGCAATGGTGCCGCATGCCCGAGGCGCAGCGCACGGCCTGGATCACGGCCGGCTCCAACGTGCAGGCGCTCTCCAAGTTTGCGCACGCTAAAGTC aTGGAGCTGAAGACAGATGACCAACTAGTACCAGTTCAAGCTGTAcaagtacaagaagttaagaaaCGCGGCCGCCCGCGAAAGATAGTAAAG GAGGATTCCGAGACTCAGCCCTCGGGCGAAGAAAGCGATGGCATTAAAGCCAGTCCTGCACACAAGGCTGTGTTCAACAAAACACCAACAGCCAGTGCAATAAAGGCCAAG GAGATGAACGACAAAGAATCAGTCCGCAATGCACAAGAGAGAGTGCCTCCGGAAGACAGGATAGCTCGCAGAACTGAGAGGGAAGGGGATCCAGCTGATGCTGGTGAATATGTGGTAGAGAAGATCCTGGCGAAGCGATTCAACCCTCGACGCAAGCAGTACGAATACTTGCTCAAGTGGGAGGGATATCCACA TGAACAAAACACATGGGAGCCTATTGAGAACATGGAGACCTGCAAGCATTTACTAGAAGCGTTCGAGAAGCAACTCGCCCGGCAGAAGGAGCTTAAAGCGTTGCGGGCGCAGCAACAACAACAGCACCCTGTGCAG GTCAAGCAGATCAGCACACCACTCCCACAAGTTTTGAAGCAGATAGTCAAGAAAACAGATACCCCTGCCTTAACTCCTACTgg ACGTCTGCAGCGGTCCAGCAAAGTGCGGGCGCTGGATCAAGTGAAGGCGTGGTGTGGCGCCGAGGACGAGCCTGCCGCCAAGAAGGTCAAGCGCGAGGCTTCGAGCGACGACGATGACTACTCTGATGGAGAGGGAAAAG GTAACGTGGACCCAGAGCTCGTGAAGTCGCTCGGCCTCGGTGGCAAGGGCATGCCGAATATCAAGGGCGTGATCAAAGTCGATCCTAAACACATGCCCAATCTTAGCACGG GTGTTTACATAATGTCAAAGAGCTCAGGAATTATGAAGATTGACTCACCCGGAAAATTGGGTCCGGGTCTGAACATAGATCAGGAGGTGATCAGGAAACAAATATTAGCTGCCAAGCAG AAAAAACAAGAGGAAAAGAAGGGCACTCCAGTTTCATCGCAG ATCAAGAAGACAATTAGTTCTGGAGGACAGCAAGTAACAGAAAAGACAATAATCACGCCGTCGGGTCAGAAAATCATTCAGCGCACGATACACCGGCCGGTCGGCCAGTCGCCAGAAGGAAAATCGCCCGTTACCATTCTTAACAAGAAACTTGCGCAG GGCGACAGTCTGCTGCGTCGCGGCGGGTcggcgcgcgggcgcgggcgcggcggcgcgcacgTGGCCACGGCGGCCGGGAACATCATCCGCATCCGCGACAAGACCGCCGGCTCCATACCCTTCGACTTTGACCAG TCTGACGTGTCGTCGGAGACGTCAGACGGCGTGACGGACCCGTTCCCGACGGAGCTGGGCCCGCTGCCGTCGCCGAGCCCCGAGCGCGAGCTGACGCTGTGCCCGCTGACGGGGCGCCGCCTGGCGCGTGCCGAGGGCGAGCCCACGCCGCCGCCCACGCCCTCGCCCCCACCCACGCCGCCCACGCCGCCCACGCCACCGCCCGCGCCCCAGCAGATGCTCATGAAG GTGGAGATGTCACCGGGCGGCACGACTGGTATGCTGGTACAAGGTGACGGTGCGCAGCCCTCTTTACCTGTACTGACGGACGAAGATGGC ACGGAAGTGAAGGTGGAAGCTCGCGCGGTGAAGCAGCTCCTTGAAGACGGAGTGGGAGACGAGGGCGAAGAAGTGAGCTTGCTGCACGCCGGACACCCGCCCATCATGATCCGCGGCGAGGATGGCGTTCTCTATCAG GTTGCGGGCGAGAACGAGGCGGGTCAAACGCTGCTGGTGGCGGCGGAGGGGGTTGAAGGCGTGGAGGGCGCGGAGGGCGAGCCCGGCGCCGACGACGGCGTCATGTACGTCACGCGCGAGGACGGACAG GACGTCCTGGCGATAGACCCGGCGCAGCTGGCGCACCTGATCCCGGGCGGCGAGTCGGCCGCGCTGCAGCAGGTGGCCGTGCAGGTGGAGGGGGAGCCCGGCGAGGACGCCACGCAGGTCATCGCGCAGCTCGTGCAGGCCGACCTGCCCTCGCCAG GCGGCACGCGGCGCGTAGTGCTCCTCCTACCAGACGGCAGCTTCACAATGACGGAGCTCGACAAAGAACAGTACGAGTCCATCACGGAAGCCAGCAGAGCGCAGGAGTGA
- the Bet1 gene encoding blocked early in transport 1, with amino-acid sequence MRRARDGYQYQPIPRVATDDAIAHENDQMAEELGSKISTLKHMSIEIGNEVRYQDKILRGLDDDVDRSSGFLGKTMGRVMRLGKGNHNYYIFYLFLFSIFVFFVLYIVLKFR; translated from the coding sequence ATGAGACGAGCTCGAGATGGGTACCAGTACCAACCAATTCCTAGAGTTGCGACAGACGATGCAATCGCACATGAAAATGACCAAATGGCTGAGGAACTTGGCAGTAAAATCAGCACCCTTAAACATATGTCCATCGAAATAGGTAACGAGGTTCGATATCAAGACAAGATTTTACGTGGACTCGATGATGACGTCGACAGAAGTTCAGGCTTTCTCGGAAAGACAATGGGAAGAGTAATGAGACTAGGAAAAGGCAACCACAACTACTATATTTTCTATCTATtccttttttctatttttgttttcttcgtACTTTATATTGTTCTGAAATTCAGGTGA
- the LOC141437004 gene encoding ubiquitin-like protein 5: MLEVTCNDRLGKKVRVKCNPDDTVGDLKKLIAAQTGTRYDKIVLKKWYTVFKDHIKLSDYEIHDGMNLELYYQ; this comes from the coding sequence ATGCTAGAGGTAACATGCAACGATCGTCTTGGAAAGAAAGTGAGAGTGAAATGTAACCCAGATGACACAGTAGGGGACCTCAAGAAACTCATAGCAGCGCAGACCGGTACGCGGTACGACAAAATCGTCCTCAAGAAATGGTATACTGTGTTCAAAGATCACATCAAATTATCAGACTATGAAATTCACGATGGAATGAACCTAGAGTTATATTATCAATAA